GCCGATCAAAGGTTTTCTCTAACTGCCGTCGCAATGCATAAAGATGATCCTCAAAGTCCTGCCCTGCCTGTGTGTCTGTCGGCCGTTGGACCACAACCTGAACAAAGCCCGGCATAGCTTGTTGAGCCGCGGGACCACAGTTTTCGTAAACAAACGGAACATTGCGCGTCCAAAGAACCGGAAAGCCGGCTTCATCGATTTGACTCACGACCGCCTTTAACATGGCGGCCTTTTCTTCTGCATCATGCGGCAAAAAAAGCTGAGCCACTGCATAGTCACCTTGCGCCGGTAACGTTAATTCATAGCGGTGCATTTCGTCACGGAAAAAAGCATCCGGCATTGCCATTAAGATACCGGCGCCATCACCTGTATCAGGTTCAGCACCGGTGCCGCCGCGATGATTCATGCGTTGTAGCATGGTCAACGCTTTTTCCACAATTTCGTGGCTAGCGTGACCATCCACTTGCGCAATAAATCCCATACCACAGGCCGCATGCTCAAATTCCGGCAGGTACATTAATTTTTTGTCATGTGCTAAGTGATCCATGAAATCCCCACCTTATTAGTTAACATCAATGTCTTGAGCCTAAAGATATTGGTCTCATAGTATTCTAATAATGACGAGATTACAATGCTTTTTTCTTTGTCTGCCGTTTCACATTTGGCTCCGAAGTCTATCAAAGCTTGCAGAATCCGCCATCTGGTCACAATCAAAAACAGTGCATCAGACTGATTTAATAGGAAATCAGTCTGGTGCACTGTTAGTCATGGTCGGTTGCAAGATCTTTTTTTATTTTTTAGTTGCTTAAGATAACTGCCATCATTTTCTCACGATGGCGGCGTGAAAGTGGACGATTTTATCAAGTCCGTACATGATCGGCGCAGAAATCGTCATGATAATGAATTCGGAAAGCATCAACGAAACATAGGTTGGTAAAAACATTGTGGCGAAACTTAAATGCCCCGTCCACACAATCTCAACGGCAATCAAGGCCATCGTGATCGTCATGACAGCGATATTTAAGGCAAACCGGGCCCAGAGATGACGCAATTTCGGCGCCACCCACCCGACCAACAGCAAGCCGAGCAAACTTTGACCGCCGCCAAAGACCACGTCAAGCCAACCAAGCGGTGAGAAGATAGCATTGAAAATCACGACTCCTGTCACAACACCCACAATATATTTACGATCAAACACGACCAAGTGATTCAAACTTTCAGACAAGCGGAATTGAATCGCGCCACTGGCCAAATTAAGGCTCGCGGGACCAATTGATAGCACAATATAGATAGCAGCAACCAAAGCATTAAGTACCCAACCGCGTGTTTTTAGATTTGTCATGAAAGTCCTCCATTAAAAGTCACATTATTTCGTCATAGCGCGTTTGCCGGAGCAGAAACCTGCGTAAAAGGACAGCGAATGTAGTAACCCAAGCCCCGTCATCACGTTTGAGGCCGCTTATTCCCGGTTTCTAACCGCTCTGGCGAACGTTCAACAAAAAACGCGCTGTTAAGCGCGTTGCTGTTAATTCTTATTATATGTTTTGGGCTTGGGCAAACTGACCAGACCCACTGAAATCGCCAACGCGCGGTCGACTGCTGCCATTTTGGTGCTTGACAGAGCTGTCACGCGGGCTTGTAGCCGTTGCTTGTCAATCGTGCGAATTTGCTCAAGTAAAATGACCGAGTTGCGTTCAACGCCATCTTGCTTGGCCCGTAACCCGACATGCGTCGGCATCTTGGGTTTTTGAATCTTGGAGGTAATGGCTGCCACAATCACTGTGGGACTGTAATGGTTGCCAACGTTGTTTTGAATAATAAGTACTGGCCGGTTGCCGCCTTGTTCGGAGCCGACAACCGGAGACAGATCGGCGAAAAAAACATCGCCGCGTTTTACGGACACATCCATGCTTTTGCCCCCTTATCGCTCATCGAATATGGGCGTATGCCTCGCTCTCGCAGGCAGAGAAAGCATGACTGATCTCTGTATTGATCTGGCCCATTGCTACATAGCCAGAAATCAATTGGTTGATTTCGGGAGCCTGTGACTTCAAAAATGTCGCCACTGCCTCCGTAATCACAGCCTGAGCGTCAATGTCATTCAATTCACAATAGGCATCCAACCGCGCCTTAATGGCATCATCAAACGTTACCGCTACTGACGTTTGCTTTTTCATGACAACTTCCTCCAACTTCCCAAGTTCATGTTGTTACTTTAGCACAAAATGGGCATACGAGCCACCATCAATCGACCGGATTCACGCTCTGTCGCTTCAGGCGCGGCGTTAAATTGCAGGCGATTTCGTAATGAATTGTCTTGCTATATTTAGCAACGTCCAACAACGTAATCTCCTGATCGCCACTTTGCCCAACCAAAACTACCTTTGTGCCAGCTGGATATGCTTTGGGCAAACGAATCATAAACTGATCCATGCAGATACGGCCAACAATTTCACAATACTGACCATCAACAAGGACATGAAAGCCCTGTAGGCGCCGCAGCCAGCCGTCTGCATAGCCAATCGGGACAGTCCCGATGGATTCATCTCCTTTGGCACGATAGGTCACACCGTACGAAATACCGTCACCAGCATGCACCTGCTTGCAATAGGTCAACTCACTTTCCAATGACAACGCTGGTTCCAGTGGAAACGGTGTGGTTGGAATCGCGTCCCCAGACGGATTTAAGCCGTAAATAGCCACCCCATACCGAATCATATTGCCATTGCAAGCCGCATGCCACAAGCTGGTAGCCGAATTAGAAACATGCACATAACGCGGCCGACTTGGTAAAAGATCGACCAGATGATTGAACTTGTCAACTTGCTGTTTGAAATAAGTATCATCAGGAGCATCTGCCGTTGCAAAGTGAGTGAAGACCCCCTCAATGACAAATTGCTTGGGATGCGCTTCAACAAACGCAACTGCCGTCTTGAGTGCTTGATCTTCGGTAAACCCGATACGACCCATGCCGGTATCTAAAGCCAGATGAATACGCAACGGCGGCAGCTCTGGCTGTGCTTCTAACACTGGCAAAGCCTGTTCAAGCCATTCGGTGCTGCTGACAGGCAATGATATTGTTTGGGCAGCAGCAATGGCCGCATACTGACTCGGTACGATGCCCAACACCAATACTGGTTCACTATAATCGGCCTTGCGCAATCCCAATGCTTCATCCAAGATCGCCACACAAAAGCCGGTTGCACCAGCTGCTTTGGCAACCCGCGCCACCCGCAACATACCGTGACCATAAGCATCAGCCTTGACCACAGCGAAAAGCTGCGTCTGCTTTTTTAATCGTGCGACTTCATGCTGGATATTATGCAAAATGGCTGTTTCATCTATTAATACCGTTGCTGGTCGAAAGTTACCGATCGTCACGTTCAGGACCTTCTTTTTCTAAAATTACCTCGGTGAAGACCAAGGTTTCACTGTGCGAAATGGAGACAAAAGCCTGACCGGAAAAAGGATGCTTCGTCAGAATAGGTTTGCCCAACTCATTATTGAGAATTTCGACATCCTGTAAGGCGACTTTTCCTAACCCAGTACCAAATGCCTTTGAGTACGATTCTTTGGCAGAGAAACGGCCGGAAAGATATTCAACGGCGCGGCGGCCATCAAGTTGCTGATAATTTGCTAATTCAGTCGGCGTCAAAATTTTAACCGCGAAGCCGCTGTTTTTTTCCTGTGCCGCCTGAATTCGCGCCAAATCTGTGACGTCCACCCCAATACCGTAAATCATGGGTTGCCTCCTTAACCACGTTGACATCGCCGGAACTAACCACCGTTCCTGCTCACGCTTTGTCATAAAGTTATTCTAGCATGCTTTTACAGAAAACGGGTGTTTGGTTGAAGCAAAAAAAGACCCCAGGACGTTTAACCTGAGGCCTTTTGAACGCTTTAATTAAAAATCATTCGCCATTACGGATTTTGAAACTACGCTTAACATTCTTGCGTTTATCGCTGAAGTTGCGTTTTTTGTCGTAACTGCGCTTATTATCACGGTTGCCTTGATAGCCGCCTTCGCGACGCTTACCCTTGTAACCGCCTTTATAACCACCACGATTATTGCCGTGACCGTGATTGCTGCGACCACGATGTGGCAGCGGACGTTCTGGCGTGATTTTAACCGGAACGGCACTGGCATCATCCGGGCTGACTGCCTTAAGATAAGCGGAAACCAACTGTAACGGGGTGTAGTTTTCCAACAAGGATTCAGCCATAGCTTCGTACTTTTCAGTATCGTTAGCTTCGACTTGTGCCTTGATCGTTTCTAAACCGCTGGAGATCTGGCCCATCAATGCTTCTTCTGCTGTTGGTGGTTTCATCGGCAGCATCCGCTTCTTGGTCAAGTCTTCGATCGTGTGCAAATATTCGATTTCGTTTGGGGTGACGAAGGTGACGGAAACACCCTTGTGACCTGCACGACCAGTCCGGCCGATACGATGAACATAGGAATCAGGATCTTGCGGAATGTCATAGTTGTAAACATGGGTGACACCGGAAATATCCAGACCACGAGCGGCGACATCAGTAGCCACTAGGAAGTCCAATTGGCCACTCTTGAACTGGCGCAAAACGCTCATCCGTTTTTGCTGTGTCAAGTCACCATGAATGCCTTCTGCCCGATAACCACGCGCCTTTAGACCACGGGTTAGTTCATCAACACGACGCTTGGTCCGACCAAAGATCAAAGCCAAGTCTGGGTCTTGAACATCAAACAGACGAGTCATGACATCGAACTTTTCGTAGTCTTTTGCACGGACATAATACTGTTCAACGGTATCAGCTGTGAGTTCCTTCGCCTTAATCTTAACGGTGACCGGTTCATGCATGAACTTATTGGTCAAACGCATGATGGAAGCAGGAATCGTTGCAGAAAACAGCAAAGTCTGACGCGCGGTTGGCATTTGTTCAACAATCTTTTCAATGTCATCGATGAAGCCCATGTCGAGCATTTCATCTGCTTCGTCTAATACCAAGACTTTAAGATTTTGCAACTTCAGGGTGTGACGGCCAATATGGTCAAGGATTCGACCTGGTGTCCCCACCACAATTTGCGGGTGTTCTGATAATTGGCGAATTTGCCGGCGAATGTCGGCACCGCCGTAAACTGCCTGGACCTTGATTTTCTTATCTTGGCCTAAACGATAAAGTTCTTCTTGGGTCTGAATCGCCAATTCCCGAGTTGGGGAAATGACCAATGCTTGGATACTCCGGTCAGCCTTATCGATGTTTTGCAGGATCGGCAAGCCAAACGCTGCCGTTTTCCCGGTACCGGTCTGTGCTTGACCGATCACATCTTTGCCTGCCAGAACCAGTGGGATCGTCTCCGCTTGAATCGGCGTCGCTTCCTCAAAACCTGACTGGGCGATTGCCTTTAAGAGATCATGATCCAAACCTAGTTCTTTAAACTTCAAATGAGTTCCTCCTTGAGAATTCCTGCACGCGTTTACCCAAGCGTGTTTTCAAAGGAATCCGCGGGCATCACGTGCATTTTCAGTAAATGACAAAAAAACATATCCGAACAATAGTATCATGCTCACTATAAAAAAACAAGTGCCGAGATTCGGCCAAGTCTTGCATAATCACCAAAAGCTTCAGTCAACACATACTTATTTAAGCCTAAACTGACATTTTTAAAAGAATAAAAACCGTCAAAACATGCTAAAAGCCGTTTCATTTTCATGGAACGGCCTTTATGCTTACAACGCTAGTATTAAGCACGACCACCAGCGACCAAAGCTGACAAAACGGTTTCCAGATGCAATCCGTGACTCGCTTTCAACAAAACCATATCGTCATGGTTAACATCGTTTTGTAAGTCGCGCGTCATCTGTTCCTTGTCATCAAGCGGATAATAGTGCAACTGATCGGCTGGATATTTTGCTGCCAATGCATCGGCAAGTGCTTTCATATCGCTACCGTATAGATAAACAACCTGCACTTCCTTAGGATCGAGTGCCTCTGCCAGACTTGCATGCAACGCGGGACTTTGTTCACCAAGCTCCAGCATATCCCCCAGCACTGCAATGTGACGGCCAGTTGCCGTAAATTCGCTAAAATCATGAATGACGGCTTTCATCGCGGTCGGGTTGGCGTTATACACATCGCTTAGAATCTGTTCACCCACATCCCCGATCAACCACTGTGTCCGGTTAGCCGTCACCTGAAAATGAGCCAATGCCTTTTGCATGATTTCGGGTTTGACATGGAATTTGCGGCCAACTAACAGGGCTGCTAACGCATTGACAACATTATATTCACCCATAATCGGAATCGAGAACGTCAGATCAGGCCAAGCTTCAACTGTGAACTCAGTGTGGTTACGATGCCCGCTGATTGAATGGGCAAATATCGTATTTTCAGGATGCAAGCCAAAAGTTTCGCGCTCCTGCGTGATCTTCTTCGCCCGTTCCTGCAACAATGGTTCGTCACCATTAAAAATAAACGTACCATCATCCTTTAGGCCATCAGTGATTTCCATTTTGGCATCGGCAATTTTATCCCGGGTCTTGAAAAATTCAATATGTGCTTCCCCGATCATCGTAATCACGGCCACATCCGGTTCAGCTAAGGTTGACAGTGCATGTAATTGCCCTGGCCGATCCATCCCCATCTCAAGAACCAAGACTTCGGTATTGGGTTCCATGCTGAGAATAGTCATTGGCACGCCAATTTCATTATTATAGTTATCAGGGGTTTTAACGACGTGATATTGTGTGGCCAAGATCGCAGCGGTCATGTCCTTCGTTGTCGTTTTGCCATTGCTGCCGGTGATCGCCACCACTTTGGGATTCACTTTCATCAACAGATAATATTGTGCCAATTGTTGCATCGCTTTCAACGGATCCGGCACCACCAGCGTAATCAGCTTGGTGGTGACAGGTAAATGATCAGCTGCAACAAATGTTGCCACTGCGCCAGCCGTAGCAGCTACCGGAATAAATTCGTGACCATCACGTTCACCGCGTAACGGCACAAACAGCATACCCGGCTTCAATTTGCGTGAATCAAAAGCCAGTCCGGTCACCACATGCGACCCGTCTGCTTCAGAGAGCGGTTGAGCTTTCACAACTCGCGCAATCTCTGCCAATGTCATCTTCATAATTAATTCGACTCCAATTCTTCAACTTCATCCTGTTTAAGAACAGGTTAAAACAGTCCATTATTGGCGATGATCGGCAGATGCAGCATCATCAATCATCATCCACTGATTCTTTTGCCGCATCAAAACAAGCATTCCCAATCGCCGGACATCTGTATCCGTCAAGATACCATCAGGAACGAACCGAGCTTTCGGTGCCAAAAGTGGCACACTGATTTTTTCACGAGAAAAACGGACGTTCTGGAAATCAAATACCACGCCATCTTCCAATAATGGTAAAAACTGTGTATAGACGGCATGTGACACGCGAGAAAAGTGCTGTTGCCGTAAGCGTAACCAGAATGGTTCCTCATTAGCAATTCGCCGCATATACTTGTTAATGGCGTTTGCTAAGAAGGTCGCAAATAAAGATTCGTTACGCAGATACATATTCACCATACCGTTTCGCAATGGCAGGTAAACCAACTCGTTTTGCAATTTGTAGTAAAATGGCGAACTTAAATGCGTTTTGGCATGTCCTAAGTATAGCAGTTCCGCAATCTCGTTAGGCGTGAGTTCCTGCAAAAATCGCGGGCTTGAATAATCTAGCCAGCAACGCGTCTGCCCCGCTTTACTCCGCAAAAAGTCCTGAACCTGATCCGCGCCGTCGATAATATTGAACCAAGTATGCGGATCTATCTGTTCCTGCTCATCCACAGGGGGCAGCAATAACAGATGCTTCGGTACTTTTAGATGGTCGCTCAGCAAATCACTTGCTGAAATGCCATATGTCAAAAACAAATGCGCCAACGGTTCATGGCGCACATAAATCATCGCATTTCGCACGTTTAAAACCCCTTCAATACTCCCGACTTAATTATACGACTTTCACGGCATGACATGCGTTAAGATTAAGAGCGTGAGCCAACCCGCTTAGAAACCGGAGCATAAGCGGCCTTGAACGTGATGGCCGAGCCTTGGCCATTGCGTTCAAGGTCCTTATGTGCAGGTTTCTGGGTTGGCGAACGCGTTTCAGTCAGAGCGTGAGTTGGCGCGGTTAGAAACCGGAGTGGAAGTGGCCTTGGTCGTGATGGCCGGGCTTTAGCCATTGCGACCAAGGTCCTTACACGCAGGTTTCTGCGTCAGCGAACGCGTTTCAGTCAGAGCGTGAGTTGGCGCGGTTAGAAACCGGAGTGCAAGTGGCCTTGGTCGCGATGGCCGGGCTTTAGCCATTGCGACCAAGGTCCTTACACGCAGGTTTCTGCGCCAGCGAACGCGTTTCAATCAGAGCGTAAGTCAACCCGGTTTCTGCGCTAGCTCTCCTCATTCTATCTAAGAAAGGGTGACCTATGATGTTACAACCATGGCCTAATCTTATCCCTCGTCCTGATTTGCCAACGATTCCAAAAACAGCAGCCATTCCGCCTGCTTATTTTAAGCTCATTCAAACAGGTATTTTACCGATGAATTGGTGGCTTCCGACTAAGGAGCCGACGAGTGATGCCATTGACGGCGTGGGTATCCACGCCTTTGCAACTGTTGGTCCAGCCATGACTTCAAACGATTTGCCAGCACATTTTTTGCCATTTGCCAAAACCGGGCACCAATATTTTGGCTTCGATCTCCAGCAGGAACCACGCCAGATTCGATATATTGATACCGAAGTCGACCAGTGGCTGACAGTGGCGATGGATTTGCCAGCTTTCATGAAGCAATTGCAGCCTCATGAAGTAAAGTTGCCAGAAATTTCAGTCGATCCGCAGATTTTTGGACATATGGCCGTCATCGCGACAGCGACTGAATGGCCAGCGCTGTTTGATTACGCGCGCGAATTCATGGCCGGCCAAGCAATTGGCCCATGGCTGCGATGGCTCGCCCAATCAAAAGAGGAAGCTAAGCGGCAAGTCGGGATGGAAGAATTTCATTTTCTCACCCGTTACCAGCCCAACTT
This genomic window from Lacticaseibacillus paracasei subsp. paracasei contains:
- a CDS encoding antitoxin yields the protein MKKQTSVAVTFDDAIKARLDAYCELNDIDAQAVITEAVATFLKSQAPEINQLISGYVAMGQINTEISHAFSACESEAYAHIR
- a CDS encoding UDP-N-acetylmuramoyl-tripeptide--D-alanyl-D-alanine ligase gives rise to the protein MKMTLAEIARVVKAQPLSEADGSHVVTGLAFDSRKLKPGMLFVPLRGERDGHEFIPVAATAGAVATFVAADHLPVTTKLITLVVPDPLKAMQQLAQYYLLMKVNPKVVAITGSNGKTTTKDMTAAILATQYHVVKTPDNYNNEIGVPMTILSMEPNTEVLVLEMGMDRPGQLHALSTLAEPDVAVITMIGEAHIEFFKTRDKIADAKMEITDGLKDDGTFIFNGDEPLLQERAKKITQERETFGLHPENTIFAHSISGHRNHTEFTVEAWPDLTFSIPIMGEYNVVNALAALLVGRKFHVKPEIMQKALAHFQVTANRTQWLIGDVGEQILSDVYNANPTAMKAVIHDFSEFTATGRHIAVLGDMLELGEQSPALHASLAEALDPKEVQVVYLYGSDMKALADALAAKYPADQLHYYPLDDKEQMTRDLQNDVNHDDMVLLKASHGLHLETVLSALVAGGRA
- a CDS encoding QueT transporter family protein; its protein translation is MTNLKTRGWVLNALVAAIYIVLSIGPASLNLASGAIQFRLSESLNHLVVFDRKYIVGVVTGVVIFNAIFSPLGWLDVVFGGGQSLLGLLLVGWVAPKLRHLWARFALNIAVMTITMALIAVEIVWTGHLSFATMFLPTYVSLMLSEFIIMTISAPIMYGLDKIVHFHAAIVRK
- a CDS encoding type II toxin-antitoxin system PemK/MazF family toxin gives rise to the protein MDVSVKRGDVFFADLSPVVGSEQGGNRPVLIIQNNVGNHYSPTVIVAAITSKIQKPKMPTHVGLRAKQDGVERNSVILLEQIRTIDKQRLQARVTALSSTKMAAVDRALAISVGLVSLPKPKTYNKN
- the acpS gene encoding holo-ACP synthase; this translates as MIYGIGVDVTDLARIQAAQEKNSGFAVKILTPTELANYQQLDGRRAVEYLSGRFSAKESYSKAFGTGLGKVALQDVEILNNELGKPILTKHPFSGQAFVSISHSETLVFTEVILEKEGPERDDR
- a CDS encoding DEAD/DEAH box helicase, producing the protein MKFKELGLDHDLLKAIAQSGFEEATPIQAETIPLVLAGKDVIGQAQTGTGKTAAFGLPILQNIDKADRSIQALVISPTRELAIQTQEELYRLGQDKKIKVQAVYGGADIRRQIRQLSEHPQIVVGTPGRILDHIGRHTLKLQNLKVLVLDEADEMLDMGFIDDIEKIVEQMPTARQTLLFSATIPASIMRLTNKFMHEPVTVKIKAKELTADTVEQYYVRAKDYEKFDVMTRLFDVQDPDLALIFGRTKRRVDELTRGLKARGYRAEGIHGDLTQQKRMSVLRQFKSGQLDFLVATDVAARGLDISGVTHVYNYDIPQDPDSYVHRIGRTGRAGHKGVSVTFVTPNEIEYLHTIEDLTKKRMLPMKPPTAEEALMGQISSGLETIKAQVEANDTEKYEAMAESLLENYTPLQLVSAYLKAVSPDDASAVPVKITPERPLPHRGRSNHGHGNNRGGYKGGYKGKRREGGYQGNRDNKRSYDKKRNFSDKRKNVKRSFKIRNGE
- the alr gene encoding alanine racemase; protein product: MTIGNFRPATVLIDETAILHNIQHEVARLKKQTQLFAVVKADAYGHGMLRVARVAKAAGATGFCVAILDEALGLRKADYSEPVLVLGIVPSQYAAIAAAQTISLPVSSTEWLEQALPVLEAQPELPPLRIHLALDTGMGRIGFTEDQALKTAVAFVEAHPKQFVIEGVFTHFATADAPDDTYFKQQVDKFNHLVDLLPSRPRYVHVSNSATSLWHAACNGNMIRYGVAIYGLNPSGDAIPTTPFPLEPALSLESELTYCKQVHAGDGISYGVTYRAKGDESIGTVPIGYADGWLRRLQGFHVLVDGQYCEIVGRICMDQFMIRLPKAYPAGTKVVLVGQSGDQEITLLDVAKYSKTIHYEIACNLTPRLKRQSVNPVD